CCAGGAAGGCCCCGAATGTAATCATTTGCATCGACGCTCACAGCCTTGAAACTGGTAAGCCTGCATTGGAACACAAGTCTCAGCACAGATGATTTTCCTGCATGATGTTGGCAAAGTTTTGAAGGCTTATTACCTAAGGCCTTCGAGTTGACAATGCTAGGACTGGCAGCTGGTGGTGGAGCATTCTCGTTGAGAAATGGTTCTACCTGGTTTGGATTCGACCAAACAGGGTATCCTTTAATTTTTCCCTGAATCATAACAATGTAAGGCATGTCAGTACTTTAGTGCCAAAGCTGCAGACAAAATTTTGAAGCCATTTTTGAATGATGTGAGCTATTTCAAATGCTGcgattctatttaatttcttttctgcCTTTTTCCGATAGTTACATTGGTGACATACCAGGACATTGAGGGCAGCTAGTGTTGCCATTCCTTCACGAGTCCACTACAAAGACCGGAAAGGGACACGGTTACTCTCTGATCTGAGTTATTCTAATTACTCACTTGATAAGGCAACAAATCTTTATGTTCTCAAATAGAATCCTTAAAAGTGTTTGAACGTAAACAACATGGACAGCAATTACCTTCGAAGCAGAAGCAATGTGAGGTACCACAACAGCATTCTTCAGGTCGGCAAGACCAGGTTTCATGTAAGGCTCATCCTGATACAACACCATTTACAAACCACTTAAATATCATAGATGGTGTCCAAAAGAAGATTGGAATTCGACAAGGAATTAGGTGCGCTTTTTTACCTCAAAGACATCCAGGCCAACTCGAAACATAGGGTTTTGTTTCAAATGTTCTACAAGAGCCACTTCATCAATCACAGGCCCTCTGCTACAGTTTACAAGGACTGCTTCCTGTAGATATATCCGACACATTATTCAACAGGTAAATACATTCCAGGTGTATACGTAACATAATACGTATGTGCATTATACAAATAAGAAGTGTTATTTCGAACTTCACCTTCTTCATAATTGCCAGACTGTTTTTGTTGACCAGATGATAAGTGGTTTTATCCAGAATTGGGTGAAGGCTTATCTAGAATAAGAATAAAAAACCACACCATTATAAAGGGGgtaagaagaaatgaaaaaagagGGGTGAGGAGAGCGAAAGCCCTACCACATCTGCTTCTCGGAGCACCTCCTCCATGCTTGATGCTCTTTTCCAAGTCACGGGCTGTTCACCATTAGCTTTTAGGAACTGACCGTAAGCTGGAACAATGGAACATACAGGTATCAGCAAAGTGTGGAGCAAGAAGATTTATGCAATAAACCAACTGGACGTGCCTGTAACAAACTTTTCTAGCCGGGTAGCCTGGTATAGATCATAGTAAATTAGGTTCATCTTGAAACCTTCAACCTGTTAGAAATCAACAGTAATTTCAGTTGCATTTGCGGTTATTCACTAATTGGAATCACTTATTAAGATCATCAACGATAAGTTGTAAACAATTAGCAGGggataaaggaaaagaaagttgaaaaattcaaataacGGTTAGTTCTGTGATTGTCAATACATAGTATGTATTCAAGATGGTTGATCTATCTGTCACACAACTGAACGTATATGAAGCATTCCCCCAAGCCTACATTATAGAAGGGAACAATGCAGTAGAACTTGGACAGGTAGCAACTGTTTACAAAATCTTTCGTGTTCCTGGTAAGTTATATCATCCCAAATTCTGATTAAAATTCCTGTAAAGTCcattaattttgtaaaaatCCTACTTCAAGGTGCTTAAAACAAGTTTATGCATGCCAATCACTAgactaagacctggtttggtactgaggtgattctgaaaaaagctgggagctgtttttgtgtttggtaaacactcagcttcagctttttttcacagttttgggtgaaaaaaagccaaaaacaagaagttgcaaaacccagctttgaaaaatcagctttttttcacatctgttttacataaaagtttatcaaacactctaatactgctttttttttttcaaaagcacttttacaaaaaagtttaccaaacactctgctgctttatttcacagctgcttattctcacagcacagcagaagcagctttttttcaaagcacagcaataccaaaccagccctaagccGTTATCAGATGAACCAAACATAAGATTCAACATATTGGACCAGGAAAAATACCATCATTCTGGCATATGCAGAACCTATACGGCCAGCTCCAATCACACCGACAGTTTGCCCTTTGAGCAAGTTTCCCACAAATCTGCCATggtaaaagaaacaaattaagtTGTAGTTCATGTAACATGAAAGGACAAATGATGAATTGATGGTTAACGGTAAACAAGGTAGTCATACAGATTAGGAAGCCATCCATCGTATAAGCCGGCCCTCATAAACTCATCCGCTTCAACTATTCTTCTAGCGGCCGATAAAGAAAGTGAAGCTGCCAGCTCTGCTGTAGTTTCTGTAAGTACTCCCTAACCATACAAGCAACAAATTCATTTCAATATCCCGAATTCTCCCAACAGAAATCTGCAAGCATGTTGGTTGCGATTCACttgtcatgttttaattgattcttAGTTGCGAAATTACTCTGGTGCTGCGAAATCTCCCGTTGAAAAGCCAACATGGTGTTTTTCTAAAGTATTGTGCTTGaaatgtttttctttaaatttgacatTATCAAAGACTTAACATGTGAAAAACGcggaaaaaaaagagagtaagAGTGAAAAACTTACAGGTGTGTTCCCAACAACAACTCCATACTTGTTAGCAGCATCAACATCCACATTGTTGTAGCCAACGGCCATGTTGCTGAAGGCTTTGCCTCCTGCCCTGCTCAGTGCTGAGAACAAAGTCTCTCCCCAGTCTTCTGTCaactgaaaaccaaaaccaCAACCCCCACTCAACAACCTTGaataataaaaagggaaattCACGTATAAGTCCCTCGAAACTCTCTCTCATAGTTAAAAACACTATTTTGAAGATGGAAACCCCTTGACGCAAGCGGCTTCCACTTCAGTTAGTCAAGAGCATTCACCCTTACAAACTCAACTGTTAATGCATGTGACTATTATTGCCCCATGCATTATATGTTGATAAAGTGAcccttttttccttctaaaGTTTGATTCTTAAAATGTTTCTCGCGAATATTAACAACTCCGAAGGGTACCACACTAATTACAATAATAAGAAATCAAAATTATAAgggtcaaagaagaagaaagaagagtcTAAGATTTTACCTGTCCAATAACTCCATCACACTTATctccaattagagcaatgatatCCTCAACAGACAGAATTGTTTTCTTCTGTGTGCATATCTAAATACACAACCATTAAACATTTTCTCATCAAATTCACAAAAAACTgatccaaaatccaaaaaaaaaattaaaaaaaaaaggaaatattacCTCAACTCTGCAATCCTGCTCAATTAAGAGATTGATCCAGCGAGTTCCAGGCATGGGTTTTGTGCTGACAACTCTGTATTTGCCACTGGGATTCCACACTTCAATTGAAACTGGCTTTGCCATTGAAAATCTTTGTCAGCAGCTCAAGGGGTATGCAGTATGCTGACTGTGGAAGCACCGAGAGCAGTGTCTTTAAAAACTTGTGGTTCTAATAACAGTGATGATATGGTGCGGTGTGGTGCACAATAAGATGTATGTCTTCACTCGTAAGATTGACTGCGACTGTTGACTGTTGATATGTGGTTGAGTGGAGCTATGGATCTGAAGGGTGCAGGTTTAGATGGTGGCTTGGTGGATATTGTGAATATTTTCTGTACAGATAGGATGTGTGTTTTAAATTGAGAGGTGGAGGTGAGGTGGAGGAGTGTTCATGCTTGGAGGACCTCTCATTGTGAATAAGATAACGGTGGTGACATAGCTTATTGGGTTGGATGACACGTAACCCTTTTgccatttggtttttttttttttaaggagacAACTGGTGGCAACACACGATTATCCATTCCTTTCGGGGGCCGAAAAGACCCacaggcatttcagcctccatATGGGTATAAGTCTGGCTTCCACACTAGCACCAGCAGCAGGTTTCGAACCCGAGACctctagtttttagttttaaaaaagtcTCGTAATCCGCCATTTACCAATGGACCACCAGCTCGTGGTTCTTTTGCCATTTGTTTGTATAGGTGATTTGGAAAGGGACCAATGGACCACCATGGACAATTTTATAAGCGACTATTTTGTCTATAGTTGAAATTTACTTAATCTTTAGCTTTGACTAGGTATGAGCTAATGTATGTTATTGATAATACTCTTCTACTCACCTAAGCAATCTAATTTATAGTTTTCAGGTATAAAATTACAAATTGGACTACCGGACGGGGtcacttttttatttcataCGTGTTAATAAACGTAGAGGAAGTCGAAAATACTCCAATGTTCATTTCATCAAAGTAAAGTTGGTATAAGTTAATGCAACATGTATAGAATGAAGATACTTGTGAAAGTGGGTCTAATGGGCGTTGTTGGAAATTTAGTCATCAGGCTTGAGTTTTAGGCCCAAATCCCAAACTTGACAACACTTGGGTTGGAGTTACCATTTTTTTGGACCAAAAATGAAAGCGAATGAAGCAAAACATGGCAAATCCAATCTTGAAAGAAAAGAGATGGATATTCTAAAAGAATGAGGATCTTTTTTGAATTCTCTTTGTAAAAATCTGAATATCTTCtaatcacattcgttcatcatatatcatacggtcagaaattattattataaatctttttatttaaaattaaaaataaacagtacctgacgaaaactgatcacacgatgtacgatgaacggatatgattaGAGGATCTCagagattc
This genomic stretch from Pyrus communis chromosome 2, drPyrComm1.1, whole genome shotgun sequence harbors:
- the LOC137725149 gene encoding glycerate dehydrogenase-like, translating into MAKPVSIEVWNPSGKYRVVSTKPMPGTRWINLLIEQDCRVEICTQKKTILSVEDIIALIGDKCDGVIGQLTEDWGETLFSALSRAGGKAFSNMAVGYNNVDVDAANKYGVVVGNTPGVLTETTAELAASLSLSAARRIVEADEFMRAGLYDGWLPNLFVGNLLKGQTVGVIGAGRIGSAYARMMVEGFKMNLIYYDLYQATRLEKFVTAYGQFLKANGEQPVTWKRASSMEEVLREADVISLHPILDKTTYHLVNKNSLAIMKKEAVLVNCSRGPVIDEVALVEHLKQNPMFRVGLDVFEDEPYMKPGLADLKNAVVVPHIASASKWTREGMATLAALNVLGKIKGYPVWSNPNQVEPFLNENAPPPAASPSIVNSKALGLPVSRL